In a genomic window of Mucilaginibacter sp. KACC 22063:
- a CDS encoding AMP-dependent synthetase/ligase, whose translation MDRATRLFDCIPIQAQKPQPDLLNAKINGVWKAYSTAEVHDKVYQLAAALLRMGISTGDGTTEGRDKIGLVSSGRPEWLIVDLAVQLVGAVLVPLYPNSSLKEIEQILIEAEVKCIFVSDTELCSKVSAIKDHVPSLKAIFSFDDVSECINWSTLLKNVTDTERSEIDKISVNVTEDDVTTIIFTSGTTGRPKGVMLTHKNIVSNVSASSLILGQIPVEQKKALSFLPLNHIFEKMCTYIYLFNGFSIHYAESMDTIGANMKEAQPYIFTAVPRLLEKVFEKIMIEGNKLTGIKRNIFLWSIKVAEQFENTGRSAWYNIKLAIADKLVYSKWRAAIGGNVKAIIVGSSACPIRLERIFTAAGMVVMQGYGLTETSPVIAVNQYDPYKRKFGTVGPLLSDVEVKIAEDGEILTKGPNVMAGYYKNPELTAEVIEDGWFHTGDIGELDSNGFLKITDRKKEIFKTSGGKYVAPVPIENRMKESPLIEQMMVIGAERKFTSALIVPSYPNLKLWCDQNKLKYLSHKQIIDEPQVQALFQSIVEGFNKEFNHVEQVKKITLMPDEWTIDGGELTPTGKMKRRIIMDKYKNEIERMYTSDIGSVSVTH comes from the coding sequence ATGGATCGTGCTACCAGATTATTTGACTGTATCCCTATACAAGCGCAAAAGCCTCAGCCTGACTTACTAAATGCTAAAATTAACGGCGTTTGGAAAGCCTACAGCACTGCCGAGGTACACGACAAAGTGTATCAGCTGGCAGCAGCCTTGTTACGCATGGGTATATCAACGGGCGACGGTACAACCGAAGGCCGGGACAAGATTGGTTTGGTGAGCAGCGGCCGTCCGGAGTGGCTAATTGTAGATTTGGCGGTGCAACTGGTAGGCGCTGTTTTGGTACCACTGTACCCCAACAGCAGCCTTAAAGAAATAGAACAGATACTGATCGAAGCTGAGGTTAAATGCATTTTTGTAAGCGATACCGAGCTTTGCAGTAAAGTATCTGCTATAAAAGATCATGTCCCATCGTTAAAAGCTATTTTCTCATTTGATGATGTATCTGAATGTATCAACTGGTCTACCCTGTTAAAAAATGTAACGGATACAGAGCGTAGCGAGATAGATAAGATAAGTGTCAACGTAACAGAGGACGATGTTACTACCATCATCTTTACGTCGGGTACAACAGGCAGGCCGAAAGGGGTTATGCTTACGCACAAAAACATTGTAAGCAATGTATCTGCATCAAGCCTTATTTTAGGGCAGATCCCTGTTGAGCAAAAAAAGGCGCTTAGCTTTTTACCGCTTAACCACATTTTCGAAAAAATGTGTACCTACATTTACTTGTTCAATGGCTTCTCTATCCACTATGCCGAAAGCATGGACACCATTGGCGCAAACATGAAGGAAGCGCAGCCTTATATTTTCACAGCCGTTCCGAGGTTGTTGGAAAAGGTGTTTGAAAAGATCATGATAGAGGGCAATAAGCTTACGGGTATTAAACGCAATATCTTTTTATGGTCTATCAAAGTAGCTGAACAGTTTGAGAACACAGGACGCAGCGCGTGGTATAACATTAAACTGGCTATTGCCGATAAACTGGTTTACAGTAAATGGCGCGCAGCTATTGGCGGTAATGTTAAAGCGATTATTGTAGGCAGTTCAGCATGCCCAATCAGACTCGAGCGCATTTTCACTGCGGCCGGTATGGTGGTAATGCAAGGTTACGGACTTACAGAAACTTCACCCGTTATAGCCGTAAATCAGTATGATCCATACAAACGCAAGTTTGGGACTGTTGGCCCGCTATTAAGTGATGTGGAAGTTAAGATTGCAGAAGACGGCGAGATTTTAACCAAAGGGCCCAACGTTATGGCTGGCTATTACAAAAACCCTGAGCTTACAGCCGAGGTAATTGAAGATGGCTGGTTTCATACAGGTGATATCGGCGAACTGGACAGCAATGGATTTTTAAAGATCACCGACCGTAAAAAAGAGATCTTCAAAACTTCAGGCGGTAAATATGTTGCGCCGGTGCCTATTGAAAACCGAATGAAAGAAAGTCCGCTGATTGAGCAGATGATGGTTATTGGTGCAGAACGTAAATTTACATCAGCGCTTATTGTACCATCATACCCTAACCTGAAACTTTGGTGCGATCAGAATAAACTGAAATACTTATCTCATAAGCAAATTATAGACGAACCACAGGTACAAGCCTTGTTTCAGTCCATAGTTGAAGGTTTTAATAAAGAATTTAACCACGTAGAACAGGT
- a CDS encoding acyl-CoA dehydrogenase family protein produces MSTATENKHLKGGEFLIKETPAEDVFIPENWDEEQLMIAQTCQDFVEQRVVPILDRIDNQEEGLMVSLVEQAGELGILGVSLPEEYGGFGKDFTTAMLISEKTGPGASFSVAVMAHTGIGTLPILYYGNEEQKQKYIPKLGTGEWKGAYCLTEPGAGSDANSGKTRATLSADGKHYIINGQKMWITNAGFADVFTVFAKIDDDENLSAFIVEKGFEGLSLNPEEHKMGIKGSSTRQVFFNDCKVPVKNLLSERGNGFKIAVNILNLGRIKLGGAALGASKHVITNAVRYANEREQFGRPISKYGAIRYKLGEQVIRTFATESAMYRASQNIEDATHNLIEGGMDASKAKLKGTELFAIEAAMIKVHASEALDYVVDEGVQIYGGMGYSAEAPMDRAYRDSRINRIFEGTNEINRMLTVDMILKRAMKGELDLMGPAEAVAKELLAIPDFNTEEEDLFTKEKKYVANFKKAVLLVAGAAVQKLMMNLGKEQEVLMHLADMVIETYVSESLQLRVEKLAGQRGEESIKEQIDIMQVYIRDAADRIFKSGKEALNAFAEGDERRMIMVGLKRYTKTEDINTTAARRRVAAKLIEANKYCF; encoded by the coding sequence ATGAGCACAGCAACAGAAAACAAGCATTTAAAGGGTGGCGAGTTCCTGATTAAGGAAACCCCTGCTGAAGATGTGTTTATACCAGAAAACTGGGACGAAGAACAATTAATGATCGCTCAAACCTGCCAGGATTTTGTTGAGCAGAGAGTAGTACCTATTCTTGACCGTATCGATAATCAGGAAGAAGGCCTGATGGTAAGCCTTGTTGAACAGGCAGGCGAACTGGGTATATTAGGCGTATCATTACCAGAAGAATATGGCGGCTTTGGTAAAGATTTCACAACGGCCATGCTGATCAGCGAAAAAACAGGTCCGGGTGCTTCATTCTCTGTAGCTGTAATGGCACATACAGGCATAGGCACCTTGCCTATTTTATATTATGGAAACGAGGAACAAAAGCAAAAGTACATCCCTAAATTAGGTACAGGTGAATGGAAAGGCGCTTATTGCCTTACAGAACCGGGTGCCGGTTCAGATGCAAACTCTGGTAAGACAAGAGCTACACTTTCTGCTGATGGTAAACATTACATTATCAACGGGCAAAAAATGTGGATCACTAATGCCGGTTTTGCTGATGTATTCACCGTATTTGCCAAAATTGATGATGATGAAAATCTGAGTGCTTTTATTGTTGAGAAAGGATTTGAAGGTTTATCATTAAACCCGGAAGAACACAAAATGGGTATCAAGGGTAGCTCTACCCGCCAGGTGTTTTTTAACGACTGTAAAGTTCCGGTTAAGAACTTGTTGTCTGAACGCGGTAACGGTTTTAAAATAGCAGTAAATATCCTCAACCTTGGCCGTATTAAACTGGGCGGTGCTGCATTGGGTGCATCAAAACATGTAATTACCAATGCGGTACGTTATGCTAACGAGCGTGAGCAATTTGGCCGTCCTATTTCAAAATATGGTGCTATCAGGTATAAACTGGGCGAACAGGTGATCCGCACTTTTGCAACAGAATCAGCCATGTATCGCGCCAGCCAAAATATTGAAGATGCTACCCATAACCTTATTGAAGGTGGCATGGATGCATCTAAAGCTAAACTGAAAGGTACAGAGCTTTTTGCCATTGAAGCTGCCATGATCAAAGTCCATGCTTCAGAAGCATTGGATTATGTGGTTGACGAAGGTGTGCAAATTTATGGCGGTATGGGTTATAGTGCTGAGGCGCCTATGGACCGTGCTTACCGCGACAGCCGCATTAACCGCATCTTCGAGGGAACCAACGAGATCAATCGCATGCTTACGGTCGACATGATTCTAAAACGTGCCATGAAAGGCGAGCTTGACCTGATGGGCCCTGCTGAAGCTGTAGCTAAAGAGCTGCTGGCTATTCCGGATTTTAATACCGAAGAAGAAGACCTTTTCACAAAGGAAAAGAAATATGTAGCTAACTTTAAAAAGGCGGTATTACTTGTTGCCGGTGCTGCAGTGCAAAAACTAATGATGAACCTGGGCAAAGAACAGGAAGTTTTAATGCACCTGGCTGATATGGTGATTGAAACTTACGTAAGCGAATCATTGCAGCTGCGTGTAGAAAAACTGGCAGGCCAGCGCGGCGAAGAAAGCATTAAGGAGCAGATTGACATTATGCAGGTGTATATCCGCGATGCTGCCGACCGCATTTTTAAATCAGGTAAAGAAGCGTTAAATGCTTTTGCCGAAGGTGACGAACGCCGCATGATTATGGTTGGCCTTAAACGCTACACTAAAACCGAAGATATCAATACCACTGCAGCAAGGAGAAGAGTTGCAGCTAAATTAATAGAAGCTAACAAGTACTGTTTTTAA
- a CDS encoding 3-hydroxyacyl-CoA dehydrogenase/enoyl-CoA hydratase family protein produces MSSKRIIKKVAVLGSGVMGSRIACHFANIGMQVLLLDIVAKDADAKSRNKLVNDALTAALKSNPSPIYSKSFAKNITTGNFEDDMPKIADCDWVIEVVVERLDIKKLVFEQVEKHRKASTLITSNTSGIPIHLMTEGRSEDFRKHFCGTHFFNPPRYLKLLEIIPTNETAPEVVDFLMHFGEKYLGKTTVLAKDTPAFIGNRIGVFSIMSILHYAEKTGITIEEIDKLTGPVIGHPKSATFRTSDVVGLDTMVHVANGLSQNVRDDEAKELFQIPEFVTKMVTNNWLGSKSGQGFYKKEKVDGANQFYTLDLKTLEYQPSKKVKFPSLETTKTIDKLSDRMKVLFAAKDKAGEFYRAIFYQLFAYASNRIPEITDDLYKIDAAMNAGFGWETGPFEKWDTLGVEATLKAMETNGLKPAQWVYDMLQSGAQSFYKVENGKRLYYDIPSKTYKVIPGTEEFILLDNIRATNTIWKNSGTTITDIGDGIINLEFHTKMNTIGSEIIEGINKAITLAEQSYKGLVISNEGANFSAGANVGMIFMMAVEQEFEELNMVIKAFQNTMMRIRYSSVPVVAAPHQMALGGGCELCLHADKVVAHAELYMGLVEFGVGLIPGGGGTKEFALRLSDELQDGDIELNNFRDRFLTIGQAKVSTSAYEAFELGYLKKGRDVVVVSRNRVLSEAKRQCLVLADEGYVQPVQRKDIKVLGKSALGLGYVGANSMYSGNYISEHDVKISQKLAYVMAGGDLSQPSLVSEEYLLNLEREAFLQLCAERKTLERIQSILTGGKVLRN; encoded by the coding sequence ATGAGTTCTAAAAGAATCATAAAGAAGGTTGCCGTACTTGGCTCTGGCGTAATGGGCAGCCGTATTGCATGTCATTTCGCCAACATAGGCATGCAGGTACTGCTGCTTGATATTGTAGCCAAAGATGCCGACGCTAAATCCAGAAATAAACTGGTGAACGATGCGCTTACAGCGGCCTTAAAATCAAACCCGTCCCCTATTTACAGTAAATCATTTGCAAAAAATATCACTACCGGCAACTTTGAAGATGATATGCCCAAAATTGCGGATTGCGATTGGGTGATTGAAGTTGTTGTAGAACGCCTGGACATTAAAAAACTGGTGTTTGAACAGGTTGAAAAGCATCGCAAAGCCAGTACCCTGATTACTTCAAATACTTCGGGCATTCCGATACATTTAATGACCGAGGGCCGAAGCGAAGATTTCAGAAAGCACTTTTGCGGCACTCACTTTTTCAATCCGCCGCGCTATTTAAAATTGCTGGAGATTATTCCAACTAACGAAACCGCGCCAGAAGTTGTTGATTTTCTAATGCACTTCGGTGAAAAATATTTAGGCAAGACGACAGTTTTGGCCAAAGATACACCTGCATTTATCGGTAACCGTATCGGTGTGTTCAGCATCATGAGCATTTTGCACTATGCTGAAAAAACAGGCATTACCATAGAAGAGATAGATAAGCTGACTGGCCCGGTTATCGGCCATCCAAAATCTGCCACTTTCCGCACCAGTGATGTGGTTGGTTTAGATACTATGGTACATGTAGCCAACGGCTTAAGCCAAAACGTACGCGATGATGAAGCTAAAGAGCTTTTCCAGATACCCGAGTTCGTAACCAAAATGGTGACTAACAACTGGCTGGGCAGCAAAAGCGGCCAGGGTTTCTACAAAAAGGAAAAAGTTGACGGTGCTAACCAGTTCTATACCCTTGATCTGAAAACGCTCGAATATCAGCCATCAAAAAAGGTAAAATTCCCATCATTGGAAACTACCAAAACTATTGATAAGCTAAGCGACCGCATGAAGGTGCTTTTCGCTGCTAAAGATAAAGCAGGCGAATTTTACCGTGCTATATTTTACCAGTTGTTTGCTTATGCCAGCAACCGCATCCCAGAGATAACCGACGACCTCTATAAAATAGATGCCGCCATGAATGCGGGCTTCGGCTGGGAAACCGGACCATTTGAAAAATGGGACACGCTTGGTGTTGAAGCTACTTTGAAAGCAATGGAAACTAATGGGCTTAAACCCGCACAATGGGTTTATGATATGCTGCAAAGCGGTGCGCAAAGCTTTTATAAAGTAGAAAACGGCAAACGCCTTTACTACGATATCCCTTCAAAGACCTATAAAGTTATTCCGGGTACAGAAGAGTTTATTTTGCTGGATAATATCCGTGCCACCAACACCATCTGGAAAAACAGCGGTACTACTATCACTGATATTGGCGATGGCATCATCAACCTGGAGTTCCACACCAAGATGAACACCATTGGCAGCGAGATCATCGAAGGCATTAATAAAGCAATTACCCTTGCCGAGCAAAGCTATAAAGGCCTCGTAATCTCTAACGAAGGAGCAAACTTCAGCGCAGGTGCCAACGTGGGCATGATCTTTATGATGGCCGTTGAGCAGGAGTTTGAAGAGCTGAACATGGTGATCAAAGCATTTCAGAACACCATGATGCGCATCCGTTATTCATCGGTTCCAGTTGTTGCAGCACCACATCAAATGGCGTTAGGCGGCGGTTGCGAATTATGCTTACATGCCGACAAGGTTGTGGCTCATGCCGAGCTGTACATGGGTCTTGTTGAGTTTGGTGTTGGATTAATCCCCGGTGGTGGTGGTACCAAGGAGTTTGCTTTGCGTTTAAGCGATGAATTGCAGGATGGCGATATCGAACTCAATAACTTCCGCGACAGGTTTTTAACCATTGGCCAGGCTAAGGTATCAACCTCTGCTTACGAAGCATTTGAGTTAGGTTACCTTAAAAAAGGCCGCGACGTGGTGGTTGTATCACGAAACAGGGTATTGTCTGAAGCAAAAAGGCAGTGCCTCGTACTGGCAGACGAAGGCTATGTACAGCCCGTTCAACGAAAAGATATCAAAGTATTAGGCAAATCAGCATTAGGCTTAGGATATGTAGGTGCTAACAGTATGTACAGCGGTAATTATATCAGCGAACATGATGTAAAGATTTCGCAAAAACTGGCTTATGTAATGGCTGGTGGCGACCTTTCGCAGCCATCATTAGTAAGCGAAGAATACCTGCTGAACCTGGAGCGTGAAGCATTTTTGCAATTATGTGCCGAGCGGAAAACTTTGGAACGTATCCAGTCTATCCTTACCGGCGGTAAAGTATTAAGAAATTAA
- a CDS encoding acetyl-CoA C-acyltransferase, which translates to MDAYIVAASRSAVGKATRGGFRFTRPDTLAADVIKHLVASVPNVDKEQIKDVIVGNATPEAEQGLNVGRLISLMALDTDKVPGMTVNRYCASGLETIAIASSKIHAGIADCIIAGGVESMSLLPMGGWRIVPNADVAIAHPDYYWGMGLTAEAVAKEYNIGRDEQDQFAYNSHQKAIKAITEGKFKDQIVPVTVSETYVDENGKKKTREFTVDTDEGPRADTSLDALAKLKPVFDAKGMVTAGNSSQTSDGAAFVMVVSERFLKANNLTPIARLVNYAVVGVPPRIMGIGPLYAIPEVLKKAGMKQDDIELFELNEAFASQSLAIIKGLGLNQDIVNVNGGAIALGHPLGCSGAKLSVQIFDELKKRNQKYGMVTMCVGTGQGAAGIFELLN; encoded by the coding sequence ATGGACGCATATATAGTAGCAGCCAGTCGCAGCGCAGTGGGCAAAGCCACCCGTGGCGGGTTCAGGTTTACAAGGCCCGATACCCTGGCTGCAGACGTGATTAAACATTTGGTGGCATCTGTGCCCAATGTTGATAAAGAACAGATCAAAGATGTAATTGTGGGCAATGCCACACCAGAAGCTGAACAGGGTTTAAATGTCGGCAGGTTAATTTCGCTCATGGCACTGGATACCGATAAAGTACCTGGCATGACAGTTAACCGCTATTGTGCTTCAGGTTTGGAAACCATTGCCATAGCATCATCTAAAATACATGCCGGTATTGCCGACTGCATCATTGCAGGTGGTGTTGAAAGTATGAGCTTGTTACCTATGGGTGGCTGGCGTATTGTACCCAACGCAGATGTTGCCATTGCACACCCTGATTATTATTGGGGCATGGGCTTAACAGCCGAGGCTGTTGCAAAAGAATACAATATTGGCCGCGATGAACAAGATCAGTTTGCCTATAATTCGCATCAGAAAGCAATTAAGGCAATTACCGAAGGCAAGTTTAAAGACCAGATTGTCCCGGTAACAGTATCAGAAACCTACGTTGACGAAAACGGTAAAAAGAAAACACGCGAATTTACTGTTGACACAGATGAAGGCCCTCGCGCTGATACTTCGCTTGATGCATTGGCAAAGCTTAAACCTGTGTTTGATGCTAAAGGCATGGTTACCGCAGGTAATTCATCACAAACAAGTGATGGTGCTGCTTTTGTAATGGTTGTAAGCGAACGTTTCTTAAAAGCAAACAACCTTACCCCTATTGCACGCCTGGTTAATTACGCCGTAGTTGGTGTACCACCACGCATTATGGGTATCGGTCCATTATACGCGATACCTGAAGTACTGAAAAAAGCCGGGATGAAACAAGATGACATTGAGCTTTTTGAACTGAATGAGGCCTTCGCCTCGCAATCATTAGCCATTATTAAAGGACTTGGCTTAAACCAGGATATTGTAAACGTAAACGGCGGTGCTATTGCCCTGGGACATCCTCTTGGTTGTTCGGGTGCGAAACTATCTGTCCAGATTTTTGACGAATTGAAGAAACGCAATCAAAAGTATGGCATGGTTACCATGTGTGTAGGCACAGGCCAGGGCGCAGCGGGTATTTTCGAACTATTAAATTAA